In Gemmatimonadaceae bacterium, the sequence CCCGAACCCCTGCTTGAGCTTGAGCGCGGCGTCGGGCACCATGTATTCGGCAAACGGATCGCCGCCCCGCTGCCCGATGGCCTCGCATCGCGCCGCGGTGAGCGGCTCGGTGGGCACGCGAAAGGGGATCTTGGCGAGGAGCAGGGCGCGCAGCGGATCGCCCGGCACGTCCACCCCTTCCCAGAACGACGTGGTGCCCAGCAGCACGGCGCGCCCGGACTCCTGGAATCGCGTGAGCAGCCGGTCGCGGCCGTCCTCGCCGTGCACGAGCAGCGGCCATCGCCGCTCCACGTTCTTGGCGCGCAGCAGTTCGGCAGCGCGTCGCACTTCGCGGTGGCTGGTGAACAGCACGAACACGCCCCCGTCGGCCGCGTCGGCCACGTCGAGCAGGATGCGCACCAGGGCGTGGGCGTGCCGCTCGGGATCGCGATTGGGGGCCGGCGTGTCGGTGGGAATGGCGAGCAGCGCCTGCCGCGCATAATCGAAGGGCGACGGGAGAATGCGCGTGACCGGCTCGAGTTCCGACGACGTGAGCCCCAGCCGGCCGGCCATGAAATCGAACCGTCCCTCGGCGGCGAGCGTGGCGCTGGTGACGATGGTGGTCTTGAGCCGCGAGAACAGATCGTCGCGGAGAATGGGCGCGAGATCGAGCGGCACGCTGGCCACGGCCACGGCGCGGTCGCGCCCGCGGGCCTCGATCCAGCGTACCGTCTCGGCGCCGGGCGTGGGATCGAGCGCCTCGCGCAGCGCGTCGCCGGCGCTCTGCAGCCGTCGCGAGACGGCGCGCATCTCGCCGAGCATGGGGCCGCCGGCCTCTTCGGTGCGGGCGCTGCCCTCCAGCCGCTCGCGCACCATCGACAGCCCCTCGTCGAGCACGCCCAGTTCGCCGAGCGTGTTCTCGAGGGACACGCGCAGTCCGCCCTTCCACACGGGGTGCACGGCAAACTCGTCGGTGAGTCGCAGCACGGGCTGCCCCGACTGCGCCAGCACCTCGTCGAGCACGTCGAAGAGAATGGACGTCTTGTCGCGCGCCGAGCGCACGGAGGGGGCGAGGCGGGCGTCGATCAGTTCGAGGCTGGCCTCGCTGAGCAGGTCGCGGTTGCCGCGCAGCCGCGCGACGAGCGTGGGCAGGAGTCCGCGGCCGCCGCGCCGTTCGAGGCGGTTGAACAGTCGCTGCAGCCCGCCGCGGGTGACGCTCATGCCCAGGTGGGCGGCGGCGGCGTCTTCCAGGTGGTGGCCCTCGTCGATCACGAGGCGGCGGTACGAGGGGAGCACGGCGGCCTCGTCCCAGTTCTGCGACGCGCGGCGCACGGCGATGTCGGCGAGCAGCAGGTGGTGGTTGGCCACGATGACGTCGGCCTGCGCGGCGGCGCGGCGG encodes:
- a CDS encoding helicase C-terminal domain-containing protein translates to MSESRLSPKVAAALRAAIALAGGREVCFVCSEDADGVLQTARVAARGGVTSVLALPGFAQRGEMLVHNHPSGALDPSDADLAVAARLHDDGIGFAIIDNNASRLYVVVEVPRYVEQTPLDLERVAFDLGPDGAVAQTHQRYEDRPSQREMAELIAQAYNDGGVALLEAGTGIGKSLGYLVPALRWAAANGERTVVSTNTINLQEQLVRKDLPFLARAITDQPVRFALLKGWRNYLCLARLEQARASGSSLFEDELHHELDAIAAWAKRTSDGSMSDLTARPSPEVWDEVSAEPDLCTRVQCPHFDNCFLFKARRAAAQADVIVANHHLLLADIAVRRASQNWDEAAVLPSYRRLVIDEGHHLEDAAAAHLGMSVTRGGLQRLFNRLERRGGRGLLPTLVARLRGNRDLLSEASLELIDARLAPSVRSARDKTSILFDVLDEVLAQSGQPVLRLTDEFAVHPVWKGGLRVSLENTLGELGVLDEGLSMVRERLEGSARTEEAGGPMLGEMRAVSRRLQSAGDALREALDPTPGAETVRWIEARGRDRAVAVASVPLDLAPILRDDLFSRLKTTIVTSATLAAEGRFDFMAGRLGLTSSELEPVTRILPSPFDYARQALLAIPTDTPAPNRDPERHAHALVRILLDVADAADGGVFVLFTSHREVRRAAELLRAKNVERRWPLLVHGEDGRDRLLTRFQESGRAVLLGTTSFWEGVDVPGDPLRALLLAKIPFRVPTEPLTAARCEAIGQRGGDPFAEYMVPDAALKLKQGFGRLIRTATDRGAVIIADSRVATARYGAELLRGLPPARRVMDVWEELRPVVREFYAAD